Within the Montipora foliosa isolate CH-2021 chromosome 11, ASM3666993v2, whole genome shotgun sequence genome, the region CCGAGTAGCCAATGTTCCAGCAGTACAGTCCATAAATTCATTCTGAAAGAAGCTTTTCGCGTTTAGAAAGTCGAATGGCCGATTATCTCAAAGGATCTcccaaaaattcaaataaaaaatggaTGATGCCATGATTAAGTTTCTATTAAGATTAGACgaaaatgataaaaacaattgtccttttttcatttaaaataattgccttaacaatattttctcataaAATGCAGTCAATACAACACAGAATGAGTGCCGCACCAGCGCTGAATAAAGGAAGATTTATGGGGTAATTGTAGACTATCACCCAAATGGAGCGACTTGATTAAATAAAACCAAATAAAACTTTGAACATGACGTTAACTTGTTAACCTGACTAAATCGCATTGGTTGGCCACGACGGTGTGAATTCATATTAATCTCCCACTCCCAGAATCTCAAAACGGGCAGGATTGAGTGGTGAAAACCTTTTAtggtttatttaaattttctagTGGTCACAAACAGCTGAAAGCAGATTGTTTATAAAAAGTACATTTTTCAGTTCATGTCATAAAAGAACATTACCTTGCCTGAGATCATTCAGCAGAGCTATTTGCCTGAACCGGGACAATTAAAAATGCTGGCCATAAAAGTGCTTTTTGTTCTCCTCGCCGCGATGCTGCTGTTTATGGAGACCAAAAAGGTCTCAGGTGCTTCTTTTCTGAAAGATGTTGACGGTAAGAAGTATAACAGTTGGAGAAAAAATGTGGAATTTTCGAGAGTAAAACAACTAACGTAGCATTGATATTCTGGGGCCAAAATTCGATCAGTTTCGTGGAGGATGCCCCTTGGGAAACTTGCACAAAGAAGACCAAATTAACGTAATATATTTATGGTGCATGTGAGTTTCGTTTTGATTATTTGCAGACGATGAAATTTTGCTGAATGAAGAGGATGAGACCGTTGAAGACGATAACACTTTCGATGCAACGAAATCTGAAGATACGGCAGACTTTTCCGATTTGAACGATCTCGTGAACAATGAAAAAAGAGGAAGTAAGTCAAAAAGATTCTTGAAGAAACAATTTTTCAAGCTCACAAAGATTGCTTTGCCTTGGGTCGAAATTGTGGGAATATTTAGAGTCAAACGCACCTGTAACGAGTAAATAGCCCCGATTGCGGTTGACAGTTGTATAAGATGAAAGTTTAATTAGGGTTTcatcaaacaaaaaaaggattTGACCAGAGCTACAAGAAAACACTGATTACGGAATGCCTTAGTGCTTAAATCTTTATTCAGTTCGTAGCCTCTGGCATAGGTTACAATTCCGTTTTGCGCTGAATTTTTTGCCGACTCTTCAGTGAATGAAGAAACTGAGCTACACGCGGTcatttattatataattatataggcAATAGGGCGAAATATAATTTACATGTAGAAACAAGTGCTTTTGGTGCCATTGCAAGCTATCTCGACAAATTTTTGGTGCCTTTCGaatttcaaagattaaaaaagtgatgctactactactactactactactactactactactactactactaataataataatgatgatgatgacgatgatgatagcGAACTAAAATAACACAGAGTTGACCACGACTGGACAACCTACGCTGTAGTGTCGTAGCTTTTTTTTGGTGAAATGTTAGTAAAGTACGAAACATTTACCGAAAGATAAGCCGgaaattaaatttcaatttcttttctgCAGTCCTTTGATCATACCGGATAGGTGTTGACCTTCGAATTTTTTTAGCCCGCCATTTTTTCTGACATAACTGACTTCCTTGTTTGGcgctttttgttcttttcaacAGCCTGTTATGATCGGGGCTCCAAAACGTATTGTAAACTAGTTCGAATCCGGGGAGACTGTCGCAGTCGATTATACAGAGCGAGGTCAGCCTCCAGAAGATGTGTGAAGTCTTGTGGCATATGCTATGGATAAGGTGAGAGCGAAAAGTATTCTGAAACTTTTCCATACATTCTTGGGAAAAGGATGGATGCCTAAAGGGTAAAATTCCCACCTGAAAGACATTTTATTGCATTATTCTGTACATAACCGTAACGCCGTAaggtcagatgcaaaccatcaatagtGGCACACTGACCTACAGGACTGCGGTGGAAGTCTTCTTATTTCAAGACGTGATTGCCTTACCGCGGTGACAAACACTTTAACCACCTTCCCAGTCATCTTCTTTTTTTATGGACCGCAAACCTCCTCTTTCTCGGCCCTTATTCATTCCAAGGTTGATAACGAACAGATCAATGTACGATAGAATTGCGATAAATTTATCTATCGCAGAATACACCTTATCACTTTCTTCTCAGTAAAAGCCTTTCATTCATTTGTACTTAAGCACTCAAAGTTTGCAATTATAAGCCTTCCATGTAGCAACTGTAAAAgcgtctttttttgtttcagggGAATAGAAATCAATTTGATTTCCAAGGGGCTTGATTTTTTATGATATTAACAAGCTCAAAATTGATTTCGTATTCTTTTACAGCCAACAAGAAAGGACATCAAGTCAGTGGCTTCTGAATGCACCTATTGCTGTGTTTTTTGACTGATAAATGGCTACCGAAATCGTTTGCTTTGTATGTGTTAATTGTTGATCAAATCATCTTTCATGAAAAAGACAGTGAAATAAAGAGTATTACTCTCGGCATGTTTGTTTTTATGTCTGTTAAATACTTTTGTACTTTTATTAATGGGATGGAATACTCGACAGCATAAGGGAAGCTTAATATTgagctctaataataataataataataataataataataataataataaatatgtaAACATGTAGTATGTAAACtatgatcaaatgcgctttacaaagttaacaaagctaaaaaaattaagaagttaaaaaggtcaacaaaagtttaaaatattAAGAGCTGTACATAGTATATTAAGCTTCcctaaataaaaatgtcttcaaTGTCTTCATAGAAAGAATTGTAGATTCCATTGTAAACTGGAAACCGAGCATTTTAAACCAACCAGAAAAGTGAGAAAACAACTTCCCATGGATAAATAACGAAATAAAGAAGGAACAAGGTAAATGCTATCGTCTCTTAAAGCTTTTCAGATCAACGCCAATAAAGAAGAAAATACCTGGAGGTAGCACAAAGCTACTagaaatcgtgtcaagaaaTTATTTCGAGGCGCGGAAGTCTCGTACTGGAGAGAGCAATTTGCCGAATCTGAAAACACCAAACCTTTTGGCAAATCATAATATAAAGAACGCTCAGGGTAAAGATGTGAGAAAGGCAATACCACCATCACAAGATGGCGATGGGAAAATCGTTACGAACGACTCCGACAAAGCTGACATTGAATAATTACTTTGTTTGCATTGGAATAAAACTTGCTGAGAAATTCTACTATGTTTCTGGTTCCACGATCGATCAGCCATTTGCAACTGTAAAAATTGCGACACCTGTTTTGAACCACATATGCCTTTCCGAAGAAAAAgtcaaattaaaattaaatcagATCAAGCAGAAAACAGGGCGTCCCGATAAAATAAAGTCACGTGAAATGGCGCAGGCTCCTGAGGCCCTAGCTCTTGAGATCGTTTTGGTATTTTTTAAGAACAGCATTCAAAGTGGTATATACCCCTGCATTAATTGGAAGACTGGAGAGGTAGTCCCACTTTAAGCTAATGAATTAAAAAGGGGATCAAGTCAGATTGTGCCAATTAACGATCATTGGCAATGCTCAATTTGAACAGCAAAATTTTGGAAGGCATTGTTCGCGCCTCCCTTGACAAGCATCTCGAAACTAATAGGCTTATGCATTTAATTAAACCAATGGGGGTTCTCAACTGAATCACTACACCTGTACCTCACGGAAACATGGAAAAAGGTTATGGACGAAGGATATAAAGTTGGAGTTATATTTGtcgattttaaaaaaagcattcgACACCGTTGATCACAATATCTTAAAATCCAAACTATTATCTGTAGGAGTGTCAGGTTTATTTCATGAGTGGATAGGAAGCTATCGTCATGAGAGATCCCAATTCGTTACGGTAAATCGCGCGAGATCAAAGCTACGATGATTGATATTGGTGTCCCCCAGGGTTCTTGACTGGGTCCCCGACTATTTTCAGTACACGTCAACGACTTAACAAATTCGAAATTCGACTTAGCAAATCCGAAACTGGTTGCATTCATCTGTTCGCTAATGACACTACCGTATACTATATTGGGAAAGAAGTCAAGGAAATCATTGATGCCTTAAACttaattttaattgtcttcAAAGAGTGGTGCTGTAAAAATCATCTGACGGTACACACAGGCAAGACAGAGGCGATTGCAATCTCCAGCCACGCTCTTGTCGGCTCAGTGAGACCCCTTGTGTTCGGAGACTCCTTCATATAACTTACCAGTAAAACTACCTGCTAAGAGGATTTTTATGGCCTCTTTATATGATAATGCCAGGTTGAGCGAGCTGGTTCGCTTAACGGGATGAAATTGGCTTCTGTTCATATGAGAAATACttgcgaaatacttgcgatagcgctaagttatattttggactaacgttttcgttgctgtagcggtcgtctttgctaaaactccctatgATTTAATGATCGGCTGGCAGACGTCGCGGGAATCATCCAAATTTGGATTGGTGTAGACAAAATGAAAGAGTTACAGGAACCTTAGAAAAGCATAATAAAAGCATAAACCTTCGCTGGCAGAAATGTCTCATAAAATCAATTCCTACTTGGTGTTCAAGATCGACGTGCAATAATtcactttattatatggctctgtctcacgaggactgggaactacaaaattcacgaatttgattggctaaaatcgatattgaccgcggtctagattttcccatctagaccggcatctagaccggtaatgttttgcggtgaaaagatgcaaactaaaatgcaaaaatattgagcattttcttctaccaatatttatttatggaagtgccaaacagcatgatgacaaaagagaggatgaaaagcaaactttgacagaattaagttcagctcatcgccactcatcaccgttcgcaagcaaaatgtcagttagtacaaaccagttacattaaacgaattaaattgttcttgttggccatataataaacatcttattaaccgagctaggtcggtctgtatgggagaatcttgacctcggtcgctggtacagacctcactgcgttcggtctgtactggcgacctcggtcaagattctcccatacagacctcccgctcggttaataagaactaaatgaAGAATTGGCGGAGATGCCTCATCATTTGCAGTTGTTTCCggcttttgaaggaaaatagagGTCCTCAACACATCTTGTGTTGCCGCGTAAAGTCTTGTTCgctttcaaaatatttaaatacTTGTTCGTCCTTTGAAATGTAAAGGAAGAAAAACTAATAGCAGTTCACAAAAGCTCGCAAAGAATATATTTTTGTCAATTCAACAGCGTTGCTCCATGACCTGTCAAAATTCCGGCGTGCACAGTTGCACAGCGTGAGCTTCAGTGCGAGTTTTCCTTGCAGGAATCAGACAAAGCAATGTTATGCACTTAATGTatgttagttttgttttcccgagagtcctgatatttccctcgacttcgtctcgatCTAcagtacatacttaattgattGCTCCCCATAgggacttttcagggccaatgaaagacaattaacgaaacgacggaacagaacaacaacaacaacaacaacaacaactgttaagattCCCAGTTGGCCGGGGGCAGACCAGTTGACCAGTTGGCCATTttcaagtgcagctgggaagttgagccAAGGCAAAATAGATTCAACGAGCGctcagagtgggtcttgaacccgggatctccggatctcgaTCAATGCAAGCACCCTAACcgctgggccacactgcctcctgtaCCGTTTCTCTTTTGTAAGTCCTCCATCTCCCTTCCATTGCATATAAATTAAAGCACTGGTTGTTATTTACTAgcattgtttctttcttttttttcttttgttaattttttactctgaccgaccgacccaaatttccGAAACGCTTTCGATGGTAAtgcaccgatcaactcgaaTCTTCAAcatcgcccccccccccccaccccccgttacgggcaaaccccgggcatttgttgcacttttgaagattggatcattcaaattcccgccccctcgggccaaaatggtgttcaaatgccctaccctatcgtcggatttgtctgtcaaacCCTCCTAAAGAACAAgcgtcgtcggctcctgtcgtctttaGTAAAGCATAAAAATGCCTACACATGTATACGATGGAGTTTACAACTTTAATActgaaactattaaaagtgacttaatttggtaattttgtttaattttgttaattatgagctctaaacgtcaaattggcagagcaagagtctttcatttgcaaaatcacggccacagaACAACTGAGAaggattttccagctgtgtaaatgacattttgatatagactgatataaatttgaaaaaaggtgggccgacgtttttcaaatttaaccaaattcaatccatttcaatcctctccagttttgtccatccatgtcccttcttggcttccctgtgtttcgttagagttcttctatagttttgaacagttattttgatattttagttaattctatgaccattcgatcagtgctgaaatcgCCTAAAATttcgtgacctagcccctttaagtcgGACAATGTCAATAGGCAAGTGTAAGCTGCTCTAACTCCAAAACATAACGAGGGTACTGTATATTTATTAAGAACAGAGCCTAGAACGTTTATATTTTAAATGGTCCAGTGTAACACAGAAACGTACAGCTTTCAGTAagatttaacaatgaaatggggGTGTGAAAACGAACCATATTATATTCACTCTCGTCTGTGGTATGATATTAAAAGACGAATTCCGCAGCCAAAATGCCTTTTGGAGACCTCCCTTTGGAGACTACTgttgaagaccttttttttgTAAACCAATCGCTCTCAACTGCTCTctctcttccatctcgtccaaacacgacttcggcgcccgaaaaaaaaaatcatttgaaacagGACACTTCCTGTTTATTTTTACCCACCCCACCCAGGCAACCCTCAAATTCCCCACTCTCCGGGCTTGCGCGTGGTGGGGAGGGAGGATGTTGAAGTCTTGATTACGGagaaaaaataatgtaaaataGGATACTGATTGTAGGTGAAGAAATATCAAGTGTGAATATAATACAATTGTAAACAACCtcttagagaaaaaaaattcactgccACGTTAGCCAGATCGAGGACCATCGAGCCACAAGTGGGATAAAGGTTTTCTACTAGTAATA harbors:
- the LOC137975808 gene encoding antimicrobial peptide AmAMP1-like isoform X2; the encoded protein is MLAIKVLFVLLAAMLLFMETKKVSGASFLKDVDDDEILLNEEDETVEDDNTFDATKSEDTADFSDLNDLVNNEKRGTCYDRGSKTYCKLVRIRGDCRSRLYRARSASRRCVKSCGICYG
- the LOC137975808 gene encoding antimicrobial peptide AmAMP1-like isoform X1 translates to MGSLRNTLHLLILFAVFKTIQSHPMDIATEETADYLNLNDEILLNEEDETVEDDNTFDATKSEDTADFSDLNDLVNNEKRGTCYDRGSKTYCKLVRIRGDCRSRLYRARSASRRCVKSCGICYG